The DNA region GGCCTCGTACCGCTTCTCGGTGTCCTCGGAGATCGCGGTCTCGGTGTCGCCCTCGATCGAGATGTGGTTGTCGTCCCACAGCAGGATCAGGTTGCCGAGCTTCTGGTGCCCGGCCATCGAGGACGCCTCGGCGGAGATGCCCTCCTGGAGGCAGCCGTCACCGGCGATGGCGTAGATGAAGTGGTCGAAGGGAGACTCGCCCGGCGCGGCGTCCGGGTCGAACAGTCCGCGCTCGTACCGCGCGGCCATCGCCATGCCCACGGCGTTGGCGACGCCCTGGCCGAGCGGGCCCGTCGTCGTCTCCACGCCCACCGTGTGGCCGTACTCCGGGTGGCCCGGGGTCTTCGAGCCCCAGGTGCGGAAGGCCTTCAGGTCGTCCAGCTCCAGGCCGAAACCGGCCAGGTACAGCTGGATGTAGAGCGTGAGGGACGAGTGGCCCGCGGACAGCACGAAACGGTCGCGCCCGGTCCAGTCGGCGTCCGCCGGATCGTGCCGCATCACCTTCTGGAAAAGGGTGTACGCGGCGGGCGCGAGGCTCATGGCCGTACCCGGATGGCCGTTGCCGACCTTCTGTACGGAATCCATGGCCAGGACGCGGACGGTGTCGACAGCCCGCTGGTCCAGTTCGGTCCACTCGAGGTCTGTGGTGGTCGGCTTGGTGCTCACCCTGAGTCAGGGCTCCTCTCCACATGTCGAATGCCGGCGGCGATGGATCGCACCGGCCGCTGTCGAGCCTACCGCTGCGAGAACGTGCATTTTTTCGAGTCATTCCAGACTGCCGGGACACGTCCGGATCCGCCTCCCGAAAGGCCTCCGCCCTCTTCACCATGTGAATGCGGCACTGCTCATCTGGTCGACTCATCCGCTTGGCGCACCGGCGTCCACACCGGGGCGAACCCGCCCACCAACTCCGCTCGTCTGGCCCCTCAACACGAACCCACCCCCGCGAAGGGCGAGGTATGGGCAACGTCTACAGTGGCGTGGTACGCGCGAGCCTTTACCGGATCTTCATGTCCGAACGTCCGACGCAGGGCTTGCTGGGAGTCTCTGTCAGGGGTGTGCGTGACGGCCGTTGAATCCCGTCCAGCGGGGGTACTCGGGACGAGCCAGAACCCGATCAACCGGCCGTTCGGGGCCCGAGTCAAGGCATTCGTGGCGCTGACCAAGCCGCGGATCATCGAGCTGCTGCTGATCACCACCGTTCCGGTGATGTTCCTCGCCGAGCAGGGGGTGCCCGACCTGACGTTGGTGTTCGTCACCTGCCTCGGCGGCTACCTGTCGGCGGGCGGCGCCAACGCGCTCAACATGTGGTACGACCGCGACATCGACGCCCTGATGGAGCGCACCTCGCAGCGGCCGCTCGTCACCGGCATGGTCAGCCCCCGCGAGTGCCTGGCCTTCGGCATCACACTCGCAGTCGTCTCGACCCTGCTGTTCGGGTTCGCCGTCAACTGGCTGTCCGCCTGGCTGTCGCTCGGGGCGCTGCTCTTCTACGTGGTCGTCTACACGATGATCCTCAAGCGCCGCACCTCCCAGAACATCGTCTGGGGCGGCATCGCGGGCTGCCTGCCCGTCCTCATCGGCTGGTCGTCCGTCACCAACTCGATGTCGTGGGCGCCGATCGTCCTCTTCCTCGTCATGTTCTTCTGGACGCCGCCGCACTACTGGCCGCTGTCCATGCGGGTCAAGGAGGACTACGCGCGCGTGGGCGTCCCCATGCTCCCGGTGATCGCCTCCAACAAGGTCGTCGCGCGTCAGATCGTCGTCTACAGCTGGGTGATGGTCGCCGTCTCCCTGCTGCTGCAGCCCCTCGGCTACACCGGCTGGTTCTACACCGCGGTCGCCCTCGCCACCGGCGGCTGGTGGCTGTGGGAGGCCCACGGGCTGCAGAACCGCGCGAAGGCCGAGGTCACCGGCGGCAAGCTCAAGGAGATGCGCCTCTTCCACTGGTCCATCACCTACGTCTCGCTGCTGTTCGTGGCGGTCGCGGTGGACCCCTTCCTGCGGTAGCCCCCGGCGGTTCCTGACATCGACCGGCCCCCTTCGCCCCGACGGCGAGGGGGGCCGCTCAGTTCTCGCCCACGTACAGATGGCCGTCGTCGTCGGCCGCAGCGGGCCGCCCCGTGGGAAACCAGCCCTCCCGCGTGCCGTTCGCGTGCCCGTCGGCGTACCCGTCGAACAGCAGGGGCCCCCGCACCCACAGCTCGCCCGCCGCCACCCGCACCTCGGTGCCCGGCGCGGGCAGTCCGCAGCTGTCCGGCCGCAGGCGGACGTCGGCGTGGTCGAGGACGGCGACGTCACCCGTCTCGGGCGAGGTGAGGAAGGCGCGCACCCGGGCGTGCGGGGTCGCGGTCCGGATGTCCTCCAGGAGCCCGGGTTCGGCGGGCCGCCCGCTCGCCTCGACGTCCGCGAAGCGCAGCGTGGCCAGGTGGTGCGGCGCCGTGTCCAGGACGCCCCGCCAGGTCCCGGGCGCGCACACCAGGC from Streptomyces flavofungini includes:
- a CDS encoding heme o synthase, giving the protein MCVTAVESRPAGVLGTSQNPINRPFGARVKAFVALTKPRIIELLLITTVPVMFLAEQGVPDLTLVFVTCLGGYLSAGGANALNMWYDRDIDALMERTSQRPLVTGMVSPRECLAFGITLAVVSTLLFGFAVNWLSAWLSLGALLFYVVVYTMILKRRTSQNIVWGGIAGCLPVLIGWSSVTNSMSWAPIVLFLVMFFWTPPHYWPLSMRVKEDYARVGVPMLPVIASNKVVARQIVVYSWVMVAVSLLLQPLGYTGWFYTAVALATGGWWLWEAHGLQNRAKAEVTGGKLKEMRLFHWSITYVSLLFVAVAVDPFLR